A single genomic interval of Capricornis sumatraensis isolate serow.1 chromosome 11, serow.2, whole genome shotgun sequence harbors:
- the AARD gene encoding alanine and arginine-rich domain-containing protein, whose protein sequence is MGLEDSGRRREGPSRGPHSILHAAGLRSSTLRPSRGFLEGGRGVDCPEEAQAAGPRLEELKRRLVRAFQRAVLRGSSRRLREEAAAREAQSRARVESALAGLRAELLEMRFQNRQLARTLLDLNMKMQQLKKEDEMETASESQSSEDNAQNLE, encoded by the exons ATGGGCCTAGAGGACTCCGGCCGCCGCAGAGAAGGGCCCTCCCGGGGACCCCACAGCATCCTCCACGCGGCCGGGCTCCGGTCCTCCACCCTGCGTCCCTCTCGAGGCTTCCTCGAAGGCGGCAGGGGCGTGGACTGCCCGGAGGAGGCCCAGGCCGCCGGTCCGCGGCTGGAAGAGCTCAAGCGGCGGCTGGTGCGCGCCTTCCAGCGGGCGGTGCTGCGCGGCAGCTCCAGGCGTTTGCGGGAAGAGGCGGCGGCGCGGGAGGCGCAGAGCCGGGCGCGCGTGGAGAGCGCCCTGGCCGGGCTGCGCGCCGAGCTG CTGGAAATGCGTTTCCAGAATCGTCAGCTGGCCAGAACTCTGCTGGATTTAAACATGAAAATGCAACAACTGAAAAAGGAGGACGAAATGGAAACTGCATCAGAATCGCAAAGCTCTGAAGATAATGCTCAGAATCTGGAATGA